The following are from one region of the Oncorhynchus tshawytscha isolate Ot180627B linkage group LG24, Otsh_v2.0, whole genome shotgun sequence genome:
- the LOC112223457 gene encoding ankyrin repeat domain-containing protein 1 isoform X2 yields MGIQRVTAKKCKPGEAEYSEGEYETSVNQEKQDDLRSHKDSLANTDVPLNLNVDKSGHLRLETIDDLQNILQLRKSRKRAKRVQVRKPPPPPETVPYYVNEEDFFKACEENKLPLIERYLEKSGDINACDNFRRTGLHRACTQGHVDVVKRLLEAGASIEYKDKLDATAVHSACRGGSTSVLELLLNKDGSFSARDKLRSTPLHVAVRTGHYECAEQLVHCGADVNAKDREGDTPMHDAVRLNRFKIIQLLLLHGANPKLKNCVGKSALESTLEWQSGAKSILSNFKDDAKTPVKSSKVLFN; encoded by the exons GTTACCGCCAAAAAATGCAAGCCTGGAGAAGCGGAGTATTCAGAGGGAGAATACGAGACATCAGTTAACCAGGAGAAACAAGATGACCTGCGATCTCACAAGGACAGCCTGGCTAACACGGATGTCCCCTTGAATTTAAAT GTAGACAAATCTGGACATCTGAGGTTAGAGACAATTGATGACCTCCAGAATATTCTGCAACTGAGGAAGTCAAGAAAGAGAGCGAAAAGAGTACAAGTTCGCAAGCCACCACCCCCACCAGAGACTGTG CCTTATTATGTGAATGAGGAAGATTTCTTCAAGGCCTGCGAGGAGAACAAACTGCCATTGATCGAAAGGTATCTGGAAAAATCGGGAGATATCAACGCTTGTGACAAT TTCAGACGcacaggcctgcacagagcttGCACACAGGGACACGTGGATGTTGTGAAGAGGCTACTGGAGGCTGGAGCTTCAATTGAGTACAAAGACAAG CTGGATGCTACTGCTGTCCACTCTGCCTGCCGAGGAGGAAGCACGTCTGTGTTAGAACTGCTGCTCAACAAAGACGGCAGCTTCTCTGCCAGGGATAAG CTCCGCAGCACTCCCCTTCATGTTGCAGTTAGAACCGGTCACTATGAATGTGCTGAACAACTAGTCCACTGTGGAGCTGACGTCAATGCCAAAGACAGG GAAGGAGACACTCCCATGCACGATGCAGTGAGACTGAACAGATTCAAAATCATCCAACTACTCCTGCTTCATGGAGCCAATCCAAAACTCAAGAATTGT GTGGGAAAGTCAGCATTGGAAAGCACTCTGGAGTGGCAGAGTGGGGCTAAATCAATTCTCAGCAACTTCAAGGATGATGCAAAAACTCCTGTCAAGTCAAGTAAAGTCCTGTTCAATTAA
- the LOC112223457 gene encoding ankyrin repeat domain-containing protein 1 isoform X1 → MDPATAENVTAKKCKPGEAEYSEGEYETSVNQEKQDDLRSHKDSLANTDVPLNLNVDKSGHLRLETIDDLQNILQLRKSRKRAKRVQVRKPPPPPETVPYYVNEEDFFKACEENKLPLIERYLEKSGDINACDNFRRTGLHRACTQGHVDVVKRLLEAGASIEYKDKLDATAVHSACRGGSTSVLELLLNKDGSFSARDKLRSTPLHVAVRTGHYECAEQLVHCGADVNAKDREGDTPMHDAVRLNRFKIIQLLLLHGANPKLKNCVGKSALESTLEWQSGAKSILSNFKDDAKTPVKSSKVLFN, encoded by the exons GTTACCGCCAAAAAATGCAAGCCTGGAGAAGCGGAGTATTCAGAGGGAGAATACGAGACATCAGTTAACCAGGAGAAACAAGATGACCTGCGATCTCACAAGGACAGCCTGGCTAACACGGATGTCCCCTTGAATTTAAAT GTAGACAAATCTGGACATCTGAGGTTAGAGACAATTGATGACCTCCAGAATATTCTGCAACTGAGGAAGTCAAGAAAGAGAGCGAAAAGAGTACAAGTTCGCAAGCCACCACCCCCACCAGAGACTGTG CCTTATTATGTGAATGAGGAAGATTTCTTCAAGGCCTGCGAGGAGAACAAACTGCCATTGATCGAAAGGTATCTGGAAAAATCGGGAGATATCAACGCTTGTGACAAT TTCAGACGcacaggcctgcacagagcttGCACACAGGGACACGTGGATGTTGTGAAGAGGCTACTGGAGGCTGGAGCTTCAATTGAGTACAAAGACAAG CTGGATGCTACTGCTGTCCACTCTGCCTGCCGAGGAGGAAGCACGTCTGTGTTAGAACTGCTGCTCAACAAAGACGGCAGCTTCTCTGCCAGGGATAAG CTCCGCAGCACTCCCCTTCATGTTGCAGTTAGAACCGGTCACTATGAATGTGCTGAACAACTAGTCCACTGTGGAGCTGACGTCAATGCCAAAGACAGG GAAGGAGACACTCCCATGCACGATGCAGTGAGACTGAACAGATTCAAAATCATCCAACTACTCCTGCTTCATGGAGCCAATCCAAAACTCAAGAATTGT GTGGGAAAGTCAGCATTGGAAAGCACTCTGGAGTGGCAGAGTGGGGCTAAATCAATTCTCAGCAACTTCAAGGATGATGCAAAAACTCCTGTCAAGTCAAGTAAAGTCCTGTTCAATTAA